CCAAACCACTCCTCGCAACAAATGACGGAGACCACAACGCCTCTTCTCTACCTTGATCCGGGCGCCGAAGCCACGCTTCCACCTGATAGCAAGAGCCTGATCAATGGCGTAGTGTTGGAAAAAGGAACCCCAGTCGGCCAGGCAGGCTCGACCACTCTTGAAAAGGGGCAGTCCGTCGATGACATCTTGCTTTTCGAGGTGCCCGACCAGGCGCTCGATCTCGTTCTGAGCCTTCCTCCGGCCATGCACCGGGAGAAATTGCCGGTGCTCTTCAAATGGCGTTTTGAGCCTAAAGAGCCAGCCGGTCCTAAGGTCTACACTGTTGGGCAATCGCTGGAGTTCAACGGCGTAACGTTCACCCTAGATGGCGGTGAGCTCACCTACGTCAAGACCAACGATAGTGCCCAGGGTGAGGGTTTCAGCACTGAAGCACTCTACAAGGTCGACTACACGATTAAAAACGATAGCGAGGCCACCATTCGCTACGAGCCTGGCCATAAGGCCGTGGGCACTCGCGGTGCCGCTCTCTTTACGGCAACGGACGCTCTTAAGAAGGTTCGCTTCCCGGGCACCACGTCGGTAGAGGGCCAACTCGACCGCTCAACGGTCGATCCGGGCCAAGAGATCAAGGATTTTGTACTCTTTGAGGCTCCTTCCTCGGACATCAAAACTCTTAGCTTTGAATTCCCTGCCTCGGTCTTCGGTGCTTCCGGACTCGCGCGCTACGAGCTCCCATTCGAATTCAAGGAAGTTCCTAAGCCTGCCGAGCTTACCAAGAAAGAATAAACATGAGCGTCTCAACGAAGCCCGCAAGCGGGTTTAGAGATTTCCTTCCCGCAGACACCGCGCGACGCGAGTACGTCTTTCAGATCATCGAAGAAGTCTACCAGAGCTACGGCTTTGAGCGACTCGATACGCCTTGCGTAGAACGGCTAGACACCTTGATGGGGAAGTACGGCGAAGAAGGTGACCAGCTCATCTTCAAGATTCTGCAGCGCGGTGAGAAGCTTCAGCGGGCCTTGGAATCGGAAAGTCCTTCGGACACCGACCTCGCCGATATGGGACTTCGATACGACCTAACGGTCCCGCTCGCCCGAGTCTACGCACAGAACCGAAACTCGCTTCCGCGCTACTTTAAGCGCTATCAGATCGCGCCTGTTTGGCGCGCGGACCGGCCGCAACGCGGTCGCTTTCGCGAATTTGTGCAATGTGACGTGGATGTGGTCGGCTCCAAATCCATGACGGTAGAGGCTGAGGTCACCGCCGCACTCGCCCAGATTCTCAAGCGACTTGAGTTTCAAGGTTTCCGTATTCACCTCAATCACCGAGGCGTGCTCCGTGCTCTGATTTCGGTTTCGGGCATCGGTGCAGACAAAGAAACGGACGCGCTCGTAGCCATCGACAAGCTCGATAAGGTCGGAATCGACGGTGTGCAGAAGGAACTCGACGAACGAGGAATCTCCGCCGCATCGAGTGCGACGCTTCTTGGAATCCTATCAAAGTTCAAGAATCCTTCTGACGCTGAGTTTTCAAACGAAAACACACTCTCGCTCCTCGAAGAGCACCTTGGCTCGGACGAAGACGGTCGGCAGGCCCTGAGCGAGCTCAGCGAACTCCTCTCTCTTGCCAAGAGCGGACCCGCGGCCGCATCGCTCAAGCTCGACCCATTCCTCGCGCGCGGGCTCTCGTACTACACGGGTCCGATCTTCGAGATTCGAAGTGATGATTTTTCGGGAAGCCTCGGTGGTGGAGGTCGCTACGACGGACTCATCGGCATGTTCATGAAAGAAGACGTGCCGGCCTGCGGCTTCTCCCTTGGAGTCGAGCGCATCCTAGTGCTTCTCGAAGAGAGACAACAACTACAAATCCCAAGTGCCAATGCGGACGTGATGGTAGCCCTCTGGGACGCCGATTCGGCGCCTGAGTGCATTAAACTTGCCCACGAACTGAGGGCCTCGAGCCTACGCGTGGACATCTACAACGATTTCGACAAGTACAAGAAGCAATTCGCCTATGCGGATTCCCGAAACATCCCTTTTGTGGCCATCCTTGGGCCCAACGAATTGGCGAATTCAGTTGTAAGCGTGAAGAACCTGAAAACTGGTGAACAGAGCGAAGTGGCACGACGCGAAGTCGCAGCATTCATCAAGGGCTAGTCGGGGAGCCATGATCGACGAAGACGATATTCCCACGGGTGAGGTTGAGTTAGAGGAGGAGCGACGGGCACTCTCCTTTGCCGACCAGCTTGAGTTTCACGCGCTGGTGGAGGAACTCCTTCAGCACGAAGATACCCGGATCATCGACTTCGAAACGTACAAGCCCGCACCTGATGTCATTGTTTCAACCATAGAAGCTGGGATTGGACTGACTGTTCCCGAAGCGATTTTATCGTTCTTCCAGAGCATTTCGGATGGCTTCGACCTTGAATGGTCGTACTTGGAGGAAGGAGAGGAGCGGCCCGGAGGCCAAATCGGTATCTACAACTTTGCGCGTGTGTTTGGCACGTGGCTCGATGAGTTGTGGGGCGTCTTTGAAGATCAATCGCGCGAGGACTTCACGTGGGAAATCCGCGGCTTCGAAAAGCCCGTTGCGCATCTAAATGAGCTCCAAACGGTCTTGCATCACAATGCGAACACGCGGGAATTCTCGCTCTACTATTACGCGGCGCACGGTCCGAACTTTCGTCTGAAGGTCGATTTTCTCGAATATATCGAATTGTTGAAATTATCCCGCGGGTTCTTTGGTTGGCAGCTACTGATTTCTGACGCGGACTTCGATGATTTTCCGGTCGCCGCAGAGGTGGCCGAGCGATTTCACCGAGTCATGCCACGGCTCTTTCCGAAAGACGACTTTTCGCGCTTTCGAAAAGCATAGCTTGGCAAGATTGCACTGAAATTGTTAGTGTCCAGACGAATTCCAAAGGAGGTTCTATGGCGTCATCAGCCGTTGTGGAAGAAGCGCGTACCATTGAGAAGTACAGTCCAGTAACCGGTGAGAAGATCGCCGAGTATCCCATCGCAAGCGTCGACGAGGTAAAGGCAGCCGTCGAGGCCGCCAGCCAGGCATTCGGCGCATGGCGAGATCTCTCAATTTCAGCGCGATTCAAGTACATCAATCGACTTCGAGATGTGATTCGCGAAGACGGCGAGTACTACGCGGCACGAATCTCCGAGGATACGGGAAAACCGCTCTCGGACTCGTTGCTCACCGAATTGATGGTGACCGCGCTCATGATCGACCATTATGAGAAAACCGCGGAAAAAGTCCTTTCCAGAAAGCGCGTTCGAAACCCCTTGGTGTTCCCCTTCAAAAAGAGCTACGTGGAGCATTTTGCGATGGGAGTCGTGGCAGTGATCTCGCCGTGGAACTTCCCATTTCAGTTGGCGGTTGTACCGGCCATCTCCGCGCTGATCGCGGGGAGCACGGTGATCGTCAAGCCCTCAGAGGTCACGCCGATCGTGGGCGAGATCATAGCCGAGGTGTTTGAAAAGGCGGGATTTCCGAAAGGCGTCTTCCAGCTCCTACAGGGCGATGGCACTACGGGCGCGGCACTCTGCGATTCCGACGTCCAAAAGATCTTCTTTACCGGGTCGGTAGCCACGGGTCGACGCGTCATGCAAGCTGCCTCAAAACGCCTGATTCCGGTTGAGCTGGAGCTTGGAGGAAAAGACCCCTTCATCGTCTGTCACGACGCCCCGCTGGAGCGTGCCGCAAAGGCCTGTGCGTGGGGCGGACTCGTCAACTGCGGCCAAATGTGTACGTCTGTGGAGCGGGTCTTTGTTGTAGAGTCCGTCTACGATAAATTCATGGCACTCCTCAAGAACGAGGTCTCTCAAGTCAAGGCAGGTGGTCCCGACGAGGACGCCGATATCGGCCCGATGACCTTCCCAAAGCAGATCAAGATCGTTGAGGCTCATATCGCCGACGCGAAGGCAAAAGGGGCCAAGATTACGCTCGGAGGAAATCGCATCGACCGCGATGGCCAGTTCTTTGAGCCTACCTTGATCGAGGACGTCACCACCGAGATGGACGTTTACGTGGAAGAGACGTTTGGCCCGGTCATTCCGGTCATCAAGGTTATGGACGAAGAAGAGGCCATTCGCCTCTCAAACGCCCACCAATACGGCCTAAACGCATCGGTTTGGACCCTGGATGTCAACCGTGGAATTGAGATCGCGTCCCGTCTTGAATGCGGACAGGTCACAGTCAACGAAATCGTGCAATCCGTGGGTAACCCTGTGCTTCCGTTCGGAGGCGTCAAGAACAGCGGGTTCGGCCGCTATCATGGTGATGAGGGTTTGCTCAGCTTCACTCATACGCGGGCCATCATGGCCGATTATGGCCGTCTTAGTACTGAACCATTTTGGTTCCCCTACGCGGGCAAGTATCCGGAAATGCTCAAGGCGTTCAAAGCCTTGCTGGACGGGAAGTTGCCCAAAGCACTCATCTCCCTCGTTAAGATTCGCTAAGTTATGCAATATCCCTGGCTCGATACATTTATCCATTGGCTCAAGATAGACTCTACGTCTGGAGATGAGGCGGAGTTTCTCGAAGCACTCGAGAAGTATTTCGTGGCTGAGGGGTATACCGCTCAAAGACAGCCCGTGGAGGAAGGACGTTGGAATTTGCTCCTGACCACGTCGGAGAGCCCGAAAGCCCTCTTCTCGACACACGTAGATACCGTGCCCCCATTCTTCGGGCCGAAAATTGAGGACGGCAAGGTTTTCGCGCGCGGCGCGTGTGACACCAAGGGCGGAATCGTAGCCATGGCTGAGGCCGGCCGGCGCCTCAAAGATGCGGGCCACCTCGCCCATGGATATTTGTTCGTGGTGGGTGAAGAGGTCGATCATTGCGGAGCTAAGGCGTCAGTGACGCTCTCGGTTCAGACCGACCAGATCATCCTCTGCGAGCCGACCGTTAATCAGGTGGTGAAGGCACAAAAGGGGATGGTGAAGCTCGAGCTTCGCGCGGCTGGCGTGGCTGGCCACTCTGCATTCCCAGACCGAGGAGAATCCGCAATTGAGAAACTTCTCGTGGTCCTTGAGCGCATTCGAAGCCATGAATGGCCGACCAACGAAATTCTGGGGCCGACGACGATCAATGTCGGCGTGATCGAAGGTGGTGTTGCAGCGAATGTCTTCGCACCTAGTGCCCGAGCCGAACTCCTGATCCGAGCGGTGTCTCCAGTAGAGCCATTGATGGAGACATTACGGGAGTTGAGCGCAGGAAACTGTGAGATATCCTTTCCTGCCTCCAACGACCCTGTGTTCTTTGAGATTCCCGACGATGTGAGCCATACGATCGTTCCGTTTAACACGGATGCGACCTACCTCTCGGAACTTGGGCCTGTATGGTTGGTTGGCCCCGGAGATATCCAAACCGCACATTCGGATCATGAACATATCGTTTTGGATGAATTGGAGCGTGGAATTGAACTTTACGAAAGACTCGCGTTGCGCGTTTTGAACGCTTGAGTATAAGACGTTTCTAAAGCAATTCACTGATTTCTGTGGACGTTTTTCGTCCGATGCGTCTTAACAAAACTTCAATAGTCCGCTAGTTTGTGCAAATTCTGGCACAAAGCAGGTCCATCATGAGCAAAAATATCATGGTGGTGGACGATAACGCCGATATCCGAAACGTCGTTGTCGCCACCTTTGAAAATGAGGGTTGGAGCGCAGTTGGAGTCTCTGACGGCCCCACGGCCCTCAAGAAACTTGAGGACCTCCGCCCTGACCTCGTGGTCTTGGATATCTTGATGCCAGGAATGAGCGGCATCGATGTGTGTCGAGAGATCCGCCAACGCTCAAGCGTTCCAATCGTCTTCCTGAGCGCACGCGACGAAGACGTGGATCGTATCGTCGGCCTTGAAATTGGCGCGGACGATTACGTCACA
This Microvenator marinus DNA region includes the following protein-coding sequences:
- a CDS encoding aldehyde dehydrogenase family protein, with protein sequence MASSAVVEEARTIEKYSPVTGEKIAEYPIASVDEVKAAVEAASQAFGAWRDLSISARFKYINRLRDVIREDGEYYAARISEDTGKPLSDSLLTELMVTALMIDHYEKTAEKVLSRKRVRNPLVFPFKKSYVEHFAMGVVAVISPWNFPFQLAVVPAISALIAGSTVIVKPSEVTPIVGEIIAEVFEKAGFPKGVFQLLQGDGTTGAALCDSDVQKIFFTGSVATGRRVMQAASKRLIPVELELGGKDPFIVCHDAPLERAAKACAWGGLVNCGQMCTSVERVFVVESVYDKFMALLKNEVSQVKAGGPDEDADIGPMTFPKQIKIVEAHIADAKAKGAKITLGGNRIDRDGQFFEPTLIEDVTTEMDVYVEETFGPVIPVIKVMDEEEAIRLSNAHQYGLNASVWTLDVNRGIEIASRLECGQVTVNEIVQSVGNPVLPFGGVKNSGFGRYHGDEGLLSFTHTRAIMADYGRLSTEPFWFPYAGKYPEMLKAFKALLDGKLPKALISLVKIR
- a CDS encoding M20/M25/M40 family metallo-hydrolase → MQYPWLDTFIHWLKIDSTSGDEAEFLEALEKYFVAEGYTAQRQPVEEGRWNLLLTTSESPKALFSTHVDTVPPFFGPKIEDGKVFARGACDTKGGIVAMAEAGRRLKDAGHLAHGYLFVVGEEVDHCGAKASVTLSVQTDQIILCEPTVNQVVKAQKGMVKLELRAAGVAGHSAFPDRGESAIEKLLVVLERIRSHEWPTNEILGPTTINVGVIEGGVAANVFAPSARAELLIRAVSPVEPLMETLRELSAGNCEISFPASNDPVFFEIPDDVSHTIVPFNTDATYLSELGPVWLVGPGDIQTAHSDHEHIVLDELERGIELYERLALRVLNA
- the hisS gene encoding histidine--tRNA ligase, encoding MSVSTKPASGFRDFLPADTARREYVFQIIEEVYQSYGFERLDTPCVERLDTLMGKYGEEGDQLIFKILQRGEKLQRALESESPSDTDLADMGLRYDLTVPLARVYAQNRNSLPRYFKRYQIAPVWRADRPQRGRFREFVQCDVDVVGSKSMTVEAEVTAALAQILKRLEFQGFRIHLNHRGVLRALISVSGIGADKETDALVAIDKLDKVGIDGVQKELDERGISAASSATLLGILSKFKNPSDAEFSNENTLSLLEEHLGSDEDGRQALSELSELLSLAKSGPAAASLKLDPFLARGLSYYTGPIFEIRSDDFSGSLGGGGRYDGLIGMFMKEDVPACGFSLGVERILVLLEERQQLQIPSANADVMVALWDADSAPECIKLAHELRASSLRVDIYNDFDKYKKQFAYADSRNIPFVAILGPNELANSVVSVKNLKTGEQSEVARREVAAFIKG